The segment TCGTTCTTTTACGCGTGCTTCAAGGGCTAAATTTTCACTATGGAGCAGCAATTGATACATTTTCAAAGAACGGATATCTCGGTGAAAACGATTAATAACAAAATAAGCGGAAATAAAAGTACTGACGACAGAAAGTATTGCCGCCAATGTTAAAGCCGCACGCATAAGCGCAATACCCTCACGCTGTTTTTGCCGTACCACATCATCCCCATTGATAAAGCTTGTCATCAATTGTGCTAAACTGGCCATTTGCACCCTTGGGGCTTCTAAAGCAACAGCTGGTTGAGAAGCTTGATCAGGGACCTCGTCAACAGCACGCATATGGGCATTCATAAAAGCCTTACGTGTTTCGACTTCCTTTTTAAAAGCATTAAACCACGCATACCATTGGGGATGAGCATAGACAAGAAGGGCGGTATATTGAAGAGTTTCATCAATCTCTCGTGCAGCATTTTCAAAATGGGCTTTATCCTCAGGCTTTCGGTTTTTTGCGTAGCTACGGTCCGCAATAGCCATATCGATCAAACCAATCAGTACCAAATCAGCCTGTTCGCGCAGTTCAGAACTTGTATTCAACTGTGCCACTTCACGATCAACAGCATTTGAGAGCAACATAATAAAAACGGATGCCAAAAGAGCCATCACAAGAGAAACCACAATTGCCACCCACCGCCAGCTTGATATGCCTGTATCAGAAGCAAGATTTTGCGAAAGCACATTCGTCTTTGTTGTCATAGAATTTCCATCGGCGAACCTGAAAATTGTCATTTTTCAGCACAGAGGAAAACGCCCTTATCGGAATATAAGGCAAAAGCCCGCGAAAGACTTTCATACAGGCTTTTTTCTTTTCCTTAAAAGGATGCACCAAACACTCTGAAACACCTCAGATGCTGACTTTTACTTTAATAGCTATAACGGGAATAAAAAAAACAAGGCTCTTGATCATAATTATTATGCTTTTTTAGCCGTTAAATGAACACAATGTGCTTCCCGCGGAATTAATATCGGGACCATAATCGGATTGACCATTGACTTTAAGCAGTTCCTGTAAGCGATGGCGCGCTCTGCTTACCCGACTTTTAATTGTTCCAACAGCACACCCACAAATAGCAGCGGCATCTTCATAAGAAAACCCCGAAGCCCCAATGAGGATAATGGCTTCTCTTTGATCAACAGAGAGCATATTTAAGGCTTTTTTGAAATCTTGCAAATCAAGTGATCCATATTGGGCTGGATGAACCGCTACATTTTGGGTAATCACACCATCGCTGTCTTGCACTTCCCTCCCCCTTTTACGCATTTGGCTATAAAACTCATTGCGTAAAATTGTAAAAAGCCAAGCTTTAAGATTGGTCCCCATTTCAAAACTGTCTTGCTTAGCCCATGCTTTCATAACGGTATCTTGGACCAAATCCTCAGCCTTATCGTACCTGCTACTTAAAGAAAGTGCAAAAGCCCGCAAGGCTGGTAGAATTAAAAGAAG is part of the Bartonella machadoae genome and harbors:
- a CDS encoding sensor histidine kinase, translated to MTTKTNVLSQNLASDTGISSWRWVAIVVSLVMALLASVFIMLLSNAVDREVAQLNTSSELREQADLVLIGLIDMAIADRSYAKNRKPEDKAHFENAAREIDETLQYTALLVYAHPQWYAWFNAFKKEVETRKAFMNAHMRAVDEVPDQASQPAVALEAPRVQMASLAQLMTSFINGDDVVRQKQREGIALMRAALTLAAILSVVSTFISAYFVINRFHRDIRSLKMYQLLLHSENLALEARVKERTQELERARNHAEKERQRVEMLLQDASHRIGNSLGTVSSLLGLQLNRSKNEEVRSVLGAARDRIQTISTAHRRLRLSDDMETTLLAEFLSSVVHDVELAVPFELRENITVHTDFKECRLPSRDATTLGIILGELLTNSFKHAFPNQKAGHIYISFGPQPDGQLMLIVEDDGVGMKNQTAAQKAGLGRLVVEQLCMQFGEKPLFETSHLGGTKIVIPLPKLSTNGSKEAQAPS
- a CDS encoding RNA polymerase sigma factor, producing MVEGVKNFKKELLLILPALRAFALSLSSRYDKAEDLVQDTVMKAWAKQDSFEMGTNLKAWLFTILRNEFYSQMRKRGREVQDSDGVITQNVAVHPAQYGSLDLQDFKKALNMLSVDQREAIILIGASGFSYEDAAAICGCAVGTIKSRVSRARHRLQELLKVNGQSDYGPDINSAGSTLCSFNG